DNA sequence from the Lycium barbarum isolate Lr01 chromosome 5, ASM1917538v2, whole genome shotgun sequence genome:
TTGATAAGGGAAATGTCCACAAAAAATTAGAGTAATCGTCCAAGAACGAAACATAATATTTGTGGCCCAAAGAGCTTAAAACGGGAGATGTCCAAAGATCACTATGGATAATATCAAATGGCATACATGTTTGTGAATGAGATGCAACAAATGACAATTTAATCTGTTTTCCAAGAGTGCAGGAATGACAAACATGAGACTTAATCGGTCCATTACATttaataaatttatttttccTAAGGGAGTCGAAAACAGGTGCTCCCGGATGACCCAAGCGATCATGCCACATAGATGAATTTAAAGCTGCAAAAGACAATGGTGGTGTGGTGGTGATGGGATAAAGCTCCCCCCGACTATCACATCTCATTAGACGCATCCCCGTCCGgtaatccttcacagaaaaaccaaaaggatcaaattcaacagaaactGAGTTATCTATGGTGAATTTTCGAACTGAGACTAGGTTCTTGATAAGATGAGGAGCATGAAGAACATTTTTAAGGCTAAAGGTGGGTTGGGGGGAGCTAAGTTGgtatgaccataaccacgaattggaattgaatgaccatttccgacaattataccacgattattgctcaaattaaaataagacgagaggtTACCTTGCGcggatgtcatatgagaagtggctgcggtatccatgtaccaatttGCATCCGGAGGAGTGAGCCTAAGTGTGTGCATCGCTGCCTCGATGTCGGTTGGAGTGGGCTGAACGTCGGTAGAGTAAGTTTGTGGTGGACGTGGCCTAAGTATGCCAGCCTGCCTCTGTTGAGTGTTGGTCCGTAGCCGTGGAGTAGTTGGATATAGACAAGGAGGCACAGGCCACGACATGTAGGGCCACTGCCATTGCTGTGCATTCCCCATCCAAGGTTGCTGCCACTGTTGCTGCTGGTCGTGGTGCTGCTGCTAGCTGCCGCGTCCACCACCGAAACCACCACTGTTTCAGTTGTTGCTGCCCCTATTACCACCGCATCTGCCACAGTTCTTTCCACCATTGTTGTTGCGGTTTTGATGCTTTTTACTACCGTTATTCTGACGGTTTGGGTGGTTATTTCCAGAAGAGGGATTATCGTCGTAATCCCGAGCAATCATGGCATTAGCGGATCCCGTGGCAAGCTGTTTGGTGAAGCCTTTTTCTTCGAGAATGAGCATGGAACAGGCTTGATAGAAGAGAGGAAGATGATTTCTTTGACGGATAAGTGTACCCACCCCCTTATAGGCGTCAGTGAGTCCGGCTACCATTTGAAGGACGAGGCGATTGTTGGAGACTGGAGCACCGACGTTCTTGAGTTAATCGGATAGAATCTTGAGTCGTTGACGATACGCGGAAGCATTAGGGAAGTCCTCCATATTAGTGTGAGAAAATTCATGCTCAAGAGTGACGGCTCGAGAATTTTTGTTGTCTTGGAATATGTTACGCAGCCTATTCCAAGCTTCCATGGCAGTGGAGTCAGGTTCAAGGATAGTATGCCATAGGTCAGTAGAGATGGTAGCATAAATCCATTGAAGAACCGTGGCATCAAGAGTCGACCATAACTCTTTTTCAGCATCGGTTTTGGGCACCTTTTCTTTCCCAGACTCCGGTGGAATGATATGGTGGAGGACTCTGTGGGATTTGGCGTGGATTTTGAAGAGTTCCGCCCATGTCCCATATTGGACGTTTTCCATCTCAAGAGTAATGGAGATGTGATTTTTGATGTTGGAGATAGCCAAAGCTGGGTGGAAGAAGGACTTGGtggagtcagataaggaggaatcAGTCATGGTGGCTGATTGTAGGAGAAAGATGATGATGTTGACGTAGAGATGGAGGAAGAGAGAGGAGCAGAATCGTgccctagtctgataccatgtaagaagGTAATAATCTGCTTGCATTAATCTTTGTCAACTTGTGTATATATACAAAGATTCTAGGCTATAATGAAGGTAACTAAATATACACCTAACCATAATGGTAACTAAATATTCTTCTAATATATTTACATCAATAAAGATGgtaactaaatatttacataatattctaacatttctatttatttatttaactaTCTGATATTCGAAATTTACTGAGTCAGGTTTGCGCGATGCAAAGGGCAATAAAAAGAGAAACGAGTTTCCCATCATGTGTTTCTCTATAAAGTCACTAAAATAATGATCCTATCAATATATGTTCTTACATCATTAGACAACCTAACGGGTAACGTTTTTACCATTAATTTGGACCTTCCTTAGTCCGATTAAGACTGGTTAACAAGAATACTTTTAATTTCTTAACGCACGGTAATACTGACTTTCAATATGATGATGCTGAATTCATTTCcacttttttgtcatttttttcttCACAGATCGTCTAGAACACAATCATTTCAAACCTTAGTTTGTTTGCTGAATATAAAGAAGAATAGATGAacttccacttttttttttttttttcaactcaaAAGTGCCCCAGAGATTTTTATTTTAGTAGGTAAAAGTTGATAATTACGGCCCTAAACACTTCGGCCAACTACTTTACAAAGCATATACAATATGTATAAATTGTGTATACTTATattaaaatatacatataatataaatatctatacacaatatatacatacAACATATACATTGATAGTGTATATGTTGCATATATCTGTCATGTTGGGAAACTAATTGGCCCAGCTGTACATATTCCCAAGGACCGTTCACATGAATATCCCTATTTcggggtagtctttaatttttacgcctcaaatttgtggtctttagaTTTCGCTCTGCAAAGTTTCACATTCGGGACCTATATCATAACATCCACACTAGTTATGCCGAAAAAGAtaaaactttcaacactcaatATAATCTGAAAATAATCACAACATATGCTGCATAATTCTACAAAACTTGTGCCTAGTGAGACACTTTTTACTTTCCGAAGATAAAAAGTTACAGAACTTATGCCAAATGAAACAGGTTtgaatattttcattaaataaacaacgaaaaaaaattaaacaccacaattatgagggccaaaaattaaagaccaatgggTTTAAGGACAATACGTGCAAAGACTCCATCCCAAACGTTGAGGCCTCTAACAAAAGGGCCCATTCTTGACTTACCAAGAAGACAACGTCATTGCATATGGGccattcgcagaattgcccttcttttggggtggtttttaaattttgcccctcatatttgtaatctttaaattttgtccttcggctaaaattcatgggttccaggttcgaatccccactcagtcaaaaattttaaaaaaattcgcaaggcagagtttgaatttcgctatgcccccaccgacagaattttagttatgtttaaccaaAAGTCCACCgatgggggcagactttgccttgaagcatatatatatatagatttttttttaaacttttcaagataaacttttagttatgccttaactaaaagtgtgccccataagacataactaaaagtatgccccataaggcggaacttttccttaaggcataactaaaaatttgccttataagacagtctatgtcttaaggaaaaaagatgctttatggggcatacttttagttatgccttaactataagctgccccataaggcataactaggaaaagacttttagttaaggcttaactaaaagtttgcccataagtatggcggacccggcatacacttgttaaggaataaccaaagttatgtcggacccgacatacttatgccaagtctgcccataaggcatgagtatgtcgggtccgacataactttggttattccttaacaagtgtatgccgggtccggcatacacgcgacccaaactttgccttgagattttttttttttaattt
Encoded proteins:
- the LOC132639960 gene encoding uncharacterized protein LOC132639960, which translates into the protein MTDSSLSDSTKSFFHPALAISNIKNHISITLEMENVQYGTWAELFKIHAKSHRVLHHIIPPESGKEKVPKTDAEKELWSTLDATVLQWIYATISTDLWHTILEPDSTAMEAWNRLRNIFQDNKNSRAVTLEHEFSHTNMEDFPNASAYRQRLKILSD